CCGGTCGTCGTCTGGCTCGCTGTCTTTGCAGGAGGTGTCGTGACCTGGCCTTTGCGGTGCAATCGGCCGCGACGGCAAGCGGGTGGCTAACGGCGCAGTGCTCGCATAGGTGGCCGAGAGGGGCTTCCGGCTTGGGCACCGAGGTGCTAGTCAAGCTGCCATAGGGATAACCGAAGCTCTGCCTCGAAACCCGACATGTCCTGTCCCGGGATTATGCGCTTGGCTTCCTACAAACGCATCCTTGTCCCGAAAAGGCCGGTCGGGGTCGTCGGTGCCATCACGCCTTGGAGTTTCCTAAGCGCGGTGCTCGAGAGCAAACTAGCGCCAGCTCTGGCCGTTGGCTGCTCGCTTGTCGCCAAGCCTGCCGCACGGACCCCACTGTCGGCCCTTGCGCTCGGTGTTCTTGTCGAGCGTGCTGGCATACCGTCGGGGTAACGTAATCACGTCAACAGATGCCGCCATGGTCGGATCGATGTTCTGCGCAAGCGAGTTGGTCAGGAAGATTTCATTCACTGGCTCGACGAATGTGGGCAGGATCCTGACGCGTCAGGGTGCGATCAGATCAAGAAGCTCAGCCTTGAACTTGGTGGCGATGCGCCGTTCATCGTGCTGGACAATGCCAAATATCGACGCCGCCGTCGAAGGTGTGGTTGTCGCAAAATTTCGCAATGCCGGGCAGACATCCGTGTGCGCCAACCTCATCTACGTCCAGTCCGGTGTCTACAA
This is a stretch of genomic DNA from Ensifer adhaerens. It encodes these proteins:
- a CDS encoding aldehyde dehydrogenase family protein — translated: MRLASYKRILVPKRPVGVVGAITPWSFLSAVLESKLAPALAVGCSLVAKPAARTPLSALALGVLVERAGIPSG
- a CDS encoding aldehyde dehydrogenase family protein; translation: MVGSMFCASELVRKISFTGSTNVGRILTRQGAIRSRSSALNLVAMRRSSCWTMPNIDAAVEGVVVAKFRNAGQTSVCANLIYVQSGVYKEFSEKLSRRVSGLKVGNGFAKGSKIDGNALTKVKEHLEKMSSRLALA